One stretch of Oncorhynchus masou masou isolate Uvic2021 chromosome 9, UVic_Omas_1.1, whole genome shotgun sequence DNA includes these proteins:
- the LOC135545577 gene encoding integrator complex subunit 5-like isoform X1 produces the protein MCAVFDGTSLTVTMQTSLTHTPQNAFSPQELSQEIKSFISGVDQTQGRKLSVREHARCAVRLLRSVPACRGAVLEHLRGVYNEHVSAFLHNLETNGDGDGDSNLEDVITEVHGVLAEFIKLNPRAWAPLVSTWAVDLLGQLSSKHAGRRAAPHSSSLNELLQLWMSCAATRSLMEAYTQCLAAMIAWCPDQCVDALLDTSVQHSPHFDWVVAHIGSSFPGTIISRVLACGLKDFCSHGTADKCQGDKSSRVPKISSVVGILGHLAARHSDSIRRELLRMFQESLSPPTIPPSSGSTSLEHSAKLRRATVPFLLQLAALSPLLGAVSTELVESLRPPVLLQLQAVLQGLPRDELDNMLGLAVHLIAQSPAGGARILRFLADTATPASVIISGPTSSPHEGVREACDLLLQMLLLHLHKLVYTRSEGDDGYFSRPHSPSSQAPRVVPFLEELQSHVGELCAEMLRLERKRHLWLHQLLCLLSVYGGPSVATEALCQLLTLARNPDQLALAWQLHTPLSACLPGLIPAAVIRCVAQIHTHTLGPRQLCQLLLNLGSAMQSVQEEERKGPGGGMGGGGASPQSSMAVQVGAAVSGHLHDFCPLLLHGDPAVSHAAVRLLSRSPLPRAALPSHLLLVCRAAVTHFFLALRRRGETGKGRDEGQGGEAVNCSVLLLSRLVGYSPLTLKCVLQHLVEGALHKGNTDLFGGQSEDIGGDTPISPSLAPDRVGSLLDINCRFGTTVNFSGSVWSVFHAGVIGKGLKQRSATPHPDAASVIQNVQTLLAVTVQCCSAPSGNGGNGGGTRHQPSVPDEPPPINAEAAKMMAVTLVEYICPDVANGELSWPPEEHARTTVERDIHIRRCFEAHPVLFPLLHVVAAGRPALCYCSAVLRGLLATLLAHWEASREALAMDSPWHLQASCMLVSCMGEGQLLPPVLGNVHEAFPYLTPFEVRLLLLAVWEYVRGNGPMPQKFVFSAEKGLFCRDFSRDGDVARYVAPIHSVLHKNIDRLGHLCWRFQL, from the exons ATGTGTGCCGTGTTTGACGGGACTTCCCTGACAGTCACCATGCAgacctctctcactcacacaccgcAGAATGCATTTAG CCCCCAGGAACTGTCCCAGGAGataaaatccttcatcagtggcGTGGACCAGACCCAGGGTCGTAAACTCAGCGTCCGTGAGCATGCCCGCTGTGCTGTGCGTCTACTACGGTCTGTGCCTGCCTGTCGCGGGGCGGTCCTCGAGCACCTAAGGGGCGTGTACAACGAGCATGTCTCAGCCTTTCTTCACAATCTAGAGACAAACGGCGATGGCGACGGGGACTCCAACCTGGAGGATGTCATCACGGAGGTCCATGGCGTCCTGGCGGAGTTCATTAAGCTCAACCCCCGAGCCTGGGCTCCCCTTGTCTCAacctgggctgtagacctgctggggcAGCTGAGCTCCAAGCATGCTGGCCGCAGGGCAGCTCCCCACTCCTCCAGCCTCAACGAGCTGCTGCAGCTGTGGATGTCCTGTGCGGCTACACGCTCCCTCATGGAGGCCTATACCCAGTGCCTGGCAGCTATGATAGCCTGGTGTCCTGACCAATGTGTGGACGCTCTCCTGGACACCTCCGTGCAGCACTCCCCCCACTTCGACTGGGTGGTGGCTCACATCGGATCCTCCTTCCCGGGCACCATCATCAGCCGTGTCCTGGCCTGTGGCCTTAAAGACTTCTGCTCCCACGGAACGGCTGACAAGTGTCAGGGAGACAAGAGCAGCCGAGTGCCTAAGATCAGCTCTGTGGTGGGGATCCTAGGCCACCTGGCGGCGCGGCACTCTGACAGCATCCGGCGGGAGCTGCTGAGGATGTTCCAGGAGAGCCTCAGTCCCCCGACTATACCCCCCAGCTCTGGGTCCACCTCCTTGGAGCACTCAGCCAAGCTCCGCAGAGCCACAGTGCCCTTCCTTCTCCAGCTGGCGGCGCTGTCTCCTCTTCTGGGCGCCGTATCTACAGAGCTGGTGGAGTCTCTACGGCCTCCAGTCTTGCTCCAGCTCCAGGCTGTTCTACAGGGCCTTCCCAGGGACGAGCTTGACAACATGCTGGGGCTGGCTGTCCACCTCATCGCCCAGAGCCCTGCTGGAGGGGCACGCATCCTCCGCTTCCTAGCTGACACGGCCACCCCCGCCTCTGTCATCATCTCCGGCCCCACGTCTTCCCCTCACGAGGGGGTCCGGGAGGCCTGCGACCTCCTCCTCCAGATGCTCCTGCTGCACCTCCACAAGCTGGTCTACACCCGCTCAGAAGGGGATGACGGCTACTTCAGCcgcccccactctccctcctcccaggcGCCCCGTGTGGTCCCCTTCCTAGAGGAGCTGCAGTCCCACGTGGGAGAGCTCTGTGCTGAGATGCTGAGACTGGAGAGGAAGCGTCATCTCTGGCTGCACCAGCtgctgtgtctgttgtctgtataCGGGGGCCCGAGCGTGGCCACGGAGGCCCTCTGTCAGCTGCTCACCCTGGCCCGGAACCCAGACCAGCTGGCCCTGGCCTGGCAGCTCCACACCCcactgtccgcctgcctgccggGCCTCATCCCTGCCGCAGTGATCCGCTGCGTGGCCCAGATCCATACACACACTCTGGGACCCAGGCAGCTCTGCCAGCTCCTTCTCAACCTGGGCTCTGCCATGCAGAGtgtacaggaggaggagaggaagggcccAGGAGGAGGCATGGGAGGAGGAGGTGCTAGTCCTCAGTCCTCCATGGCAGTGCAGGTTGGAGCAGCGGTCTCAGGACACCTCCATGACTTCTGTCCTCTGCTCCTCCACGGTGACCCGGCGGTATCCCACGCTGCCGTGCGGCTCCTGTCCCGCAGCCCCCTCCCTCGTGCTGCCCTGCCTTCCCACCTGTTGCTTGTTTGTCGAGCTGCCGTCACACACTTCTTTCTGGCActgcggaggagaggagagacagggaaggggagagacgAAGGCCAGGGAGGAGAGGCGGTGAACTGTTCGGTGCTCCTCCTGTCCCGTCTGGTAGGTTACTCCCCTCTAACCCTCAAATGTGTCCTGCAGCACCTGGTGGAGGGAGCTCTACATAAAGGAAACACTGACTTGTTTGGAGGGCAGAGTGAGGACATTGGAGGGGACACCCCCATCTCCCCGTCCCTGGCCCCTGACCGGGTGGGCTCCCTGCTGGACATCAACTGCAGGTTCGGCACCACTGTCAACTTCTCTGGCAGTGTGTGGTCTGTGTTCCATGCTGGGGTGATAGGGAAGGGTCTGAAGCAGCGCAGTGCTACGCCTCACCCCGACGCCGCCAGTGTCATACAGAATGTCCAGACTCTGCTGGCTGTCACCGTCCAGTGCTGCAGTGCACCATCCGGGAATGGCGGCAACGGTGGAGGCACCCGACACCAGCCCTCCGTTCCAGACGAGCCGCCGCCCATCAACGCTGAGGCGGCCAAAATGATGGCAGTGACGCTAGTGGAGTATATCTGCCCCGACGTGGCCAACGGGGAACTGTCATGGCCGCCAGAGGAACATGCACGCACAACTGTAGAACGTGACATACACATCCGCCGCTGCTTCGAGGCCCACCCTGTCCTCTTCCCTTTACTCCATGTTGTGGCTGCCGGGCGTCCTGCTCTCTGTTACTGTTCTGCGGTGCTCCGGGGCCTGCTGGCCACTCTGCTGGCCCACTGGGAGGCTTCGAGGGAGGCTTTGGCGATGGACTCCCCGTGGCACCTCCAGGCCTCATGCATGCTGGTGTCCTGTATGGGCGAGGGCCAGCTGCTGCCCCCTGTGCTGGGCAACGTCCACGAGGCTTTCCCCTACCTGACGCCGTTCGAAGTGAGGCTTCTCCTCCTGGCTGTGTGGGAATATGTAAGGGGTAACGGCCCCATGCCACAGAAGTTTGTCTTCAGTGCCGAGAAGGGCTTGTTCTGCCGGGATTTCTCGCGGGATGGAGACGTGGCGAGATACGTAGCACCCATTCACAGTGTCCTGCATAAGAACATTGACCGGCTGGGGCATCTATGCTGGCGTTTCCAGCTCTGa